Proteins from one Deltaproteobacteria bacterium genomic window:
- a CDS encoding AAA family ATPase: MKRKKLPIGIQTFSKIREDDYYYVDKTHLIKKLVESGNSYFFLS; encoded by the coding sequence ATGAAACGGAAAAAGCTTCCCATAGGGATACAGACATTTTCCAAGATAAGAGAAGATGATTACTACTATGTAGATAAGACACATTTAATCAAAAAGCTTGTAGAAAGTGGAAATAGCTATTTTTTCCTCTC